The Methanothrix sp. genome has a segment encoding these proteins:
- the ade gene encoding adenine deaminase, translating to MVQKESMEELIAAARGEIEVDLLLLGGSVANLISGEVRRADVAVHRGMIVGFSCSSARETVHLDDLILAPGFIDGHVHIESSMVTVPEYARAVVPHGTTTVIADPHEIANVWGEEGVRYILHSARDVPLNVFVMLPSCVPATDMETAGALLGPDSLAGLLREEGVIGLAEVMNYPGVIFRDPQLMDKIRLAGGRLVDGHAPRLSGQDLSAYICAGIRSDHECTTLAEADEKLFSGMFIMLREGSAASNLSELLPLITPENSRHFLFVSDDRHPRDILLEGHIDFMLRRAIREGLDPIVALQISSLNAARYFGLADLGAIAPGYRADIAVLDGLEEPRVVQVFKDGRLVARDGDLIVRMNKPARALHKPMQIATLSRRSFEIRAGKGPARTIGIVPGQIITRSLSLFPRIRDGVVLPDIDQDILKLAVIERHRATGNVGLGLVQGFRLMKGALATSVAHDSHNIVVVGTGDEEMLAAVSAIKGMNGGLVAVEGGRALASLPLPVAGLLSESHMQEVAEGIDECIDAAKGLGCCLKDPFMALSFLSLPVIPELKLTDRGLVDVPAFRLVPLFE from the coding sequence ATGGTCCAGAAAGAGAGTATGGAGGAGCTTATAGCCGCGGCCAGAGGCGAGATCGAGGTCGATCTCCTCCTTCTCGGGGGATCGGTCGCCAACCTCATATCGGGCGAGGTTCGCAGAGCAGATGTTGCTGTGCACAGAGGGATGATCGTGGGCTTTAGTTGCAGCAGTGCTCGCGAGACTGTGCATTTGGATGACCTGATCCTGGCCCCGGGGTTCATCGACGGCCATGTCCATATTGAGAGCAGCATGGTCACCGTTCCAGAGTATGCACGGGCAGTGGTCCCTCATGGAACCACCACAGTGATCGCCGACCCCCATGAGATCGCCAACGTCTGGGGCGAGGAGGGGGTCCGCTATATCCTTCATTCAGCGAGAGATGTTCCTCTGAACGTCTTCGTCATGCTCCCTTCCTGTGTCCCGGCCACTGACATGGAGACGGCTGGAGCTCTCCTGGGGCCTGATTCTCTGGCCGGGCTATTGAGGGAGGAGGGGGTGATTGGCCTGGCCGAGGTCATGAACTATCCTGGGGTCATCTTCCGGGATCCGCAGCTCATGGATAAGATCCGGCTGGCAGGGGGACGGCTTGTGGACGGCCATGCCCCCCGCCTCTCCGGCCAGGATCTATCCGCTTACATCTGTGCGGGCATAAGATCGGATCATGAGTGTACCACCCTGGCTGAGGCGGATGAGAAGCTGTTCTCAGGGATGTTCATCATGCTGCGGGAGGGAAGCGCCGCCAGCAACCTCTCAGAACTCCTGCCTCTGATCACGCCTGAAAACTCCCGCCACTTCCTCTTCGTATCAGACGACCGCCACCCAAGGGATATCCTCCTGGAAGGGCATATCGATTTTATGCTGAGAAGAGCAATTAGAGAGGGTCTTGATCCCATCGTCGCCCTGCAGATCTCCAGCCTCAATGCCGCCCGCTACTTCGGCCTGGCCGACCTGGGGGCCATAGCACCCGGCTACCGGGCGGACATCGCCGTCCTGGACGGCCTGGAGGAGCCGAGGGTGGTGCAGGTATTCAAGGACGGCAGGCTGGTGGCCAGGGATGGCGATCTCATCGTCCGCATGAATAAGCCGGCCCGGGCCCTTCATAAGCCGATGCAGATCGCTACCCTCAGCCGCCGATCTTTTGAGATCCGGGCTGGGAAGGGGCCTGCCCGGACCATTGGCATCGTCCCCGGCCAGATCATCACCCGATCTCTGTCCCTCTTCCCCCGCATCCGGGATGGGGTGGTGCTGCCGGACATTGATCAGGATATCCTCAAGCTGGCAGTGATCGAGAGGCACAGGGCCACGGGCAATGTGGGCCTGGGTCTGGTGCAGGGCTTCCGCCTAATGAAGGGCGCTCTGGCCACATCCGTGGCCCACGACTCCCACAATATCGTCGTGGTCGGGACCGGGGATGAGGAGATGCTGGCTGCAGTCAGTGCCATCAAGGGGATGAACGGCGGTCTGGTGGCAGTGGAGGGGGGCCGGGCCCTGGCCTCTCTGCCTCTGCCTGTAGCCGGGCTGCTCTCAGAGAGCCATATGCAGGAGGTGGCAGAGGGGATTGATGAGTGCATCGATGCAGCGAAAGGATTGGGCTGCTGCCTGAAAGATCCCTTCATGGCCCTCTCCTTTCTCTCTCTGCCTGTGATCCCGGAGCTGAAGCTCACCGACAGGGGGCTGGTGGATGTCCCGGCCTTCCGGCTGGTTCCCCTGTTCGAATGA
- a CDS encoding amphi-Trp domain-containing protein, with protein sequence MVRISGRSGRTKGSPSGGDKFEQEIYMTAGEMADMMRGLASEIENRGRVEASYADWTLGVNPNEPLKAEIQFKHDPSRRELEVQLKLKEFP encoded by the coding sequence ATGGTAAGGATAAGTGGAAGATCGGGCAGGACCAAGGGCTCACCCTCGGGAGGAGATAAGTTCGAGCAGGAGATCTACATGACTGCTGGCGAGATGGCAGATATGATGCGCGGTCTGGCGAGCGAGATCGAGAACAGAGGGAGGGTTGAGGCCTCTTATGCTGATTGGACTTTGGGAGTGAATCCCAATGAGCCCCTCAAGGCAGAGATACAGTTCAAGCACGATCCGAGCAGAAGGGAGCTGGAGGTTCAGTTGAAGCTCAAAGAGTTCCCGTGA
- a CDS encoding amphi-Trp domain-containing protein, with protein sequence MIQGRPGRTKGTPFGGDKFKQELYMNRAEMAEMMRGLANEFEGGGRVEASYGGWTLGMTPNEPMMAEVRFDSEPGKREFEIRLTLKEFP encoded by the coding sequence ATGATCCAAGGAAGACCAGGCAGAACCAAGGGCACCCCCTTTGGAGGAGATAAGTTCAAGCAGGAACTTTATATGAATCGTGCCGAGATGGCAGAGATGATGCGCGGTCTGGCGAATGAGTTCGAGGGCGGAGGACGGGTTGAGGCCTCTTATGGTGGATGGACTTTGGGAATGACTCCCAATGAGCCCATGATGGCAGAGGTGAGGTTTGATTCTGAACCGGGCAAAAGAGAGTTCGAGATTCGGCTGACCCTCAAAGAGTTTCCGTGA
- a CDS encoding TIGR04013 family B12-binding domain/radical SAM domain-containing protein: MPSSSPAALIPLPCPAEALEYFDYVVIGEGEETLPELIDAIETGRGAASVRGIAYRRGEEAIYTGDRPPVDLDCYPPFSSILAPIEITRGCPWGCAYCQTPRLFGRCMRHRSIPVISRFARRHKDIRFTSPNSLAYGSDGRRPRLEKVSALLEALRGQKKPIYFGTFPSEVRPDFVSDEALEIITRHCANRSISLGGQSGSPAVLERIGRGHGREEIESACEIILEHGLIPQVDLIFGLPMESAEDQQMSLDLVRWIEGKGGKVRAHRFMPLPGTPLWEETPSPLSRDAEALLGSLAQKGRLSGSWG, from the coding sequence ATGCCCTCTTCGTCGCCGGCGGCCCTCATCCCTCTGCCCTGCCCGGCGGAGGCCCTGGAGTATTTTGATTATGTAGTCATAGGGGAGGGAGAGGAGACCCTGCCCGAGCTGATAGATGCCATAGAGACGGGCAGAGGGGCAGCTAGTGTCCGGGGCATAGCCTACAGAAGAGGGGAGGAGGCGATCTATACCGGGGATAGGCCGCCTGTGGATCTGGACTGCTATCCTCCTTTCAGCAGCATCCTTGCCCCTATAGAGATCACCCGCGGCTGCCCCTGGGGCTGTGCCTACTGCCAGACCCCCCGCCTCTTCGGGCGCTGCATGCGCCACCGCTCCATCCCCGTCATCTCCAGATTCGCCCGCCGCCATAAAGATATCCGTTTCACCTCTCCCAACTCTCTCGCCTATGGCTCCGATGGCAGGCGCCCCCGGCTGGAGAAGGTCAGCGCCCTGCTGGAAGCCCTCCGCGGGCAGAAGAAGCCCATCTACTTCGGCACCTTTCCCTCTGAGGTGAGGCCCGATTTCGTATCTGATGAGGCCCTGGAGATCATAACCCGGCACTGTGCCAACAGGAGCATCAGCCTGGGAGGTCAGTCCGGCAGCCCAGCCGTCCTGGAGAGGATTGGAAGGGGGCATGGCAGGGAGGAGATAGAGTCTGCCTGCGAGATCATCTTAGAGCATGGCCTCATTCCCCAGGTGGATCTGATATTCGGCCTGCCGATGGAGTCTGCAGAGGATCAGCAGATGTCTCTGGACCTGGTCAGATGGATCGAGGGAAAAGGAGGAAAGGTGCGGGCGCACCGGTTCATGCCCCTGCCCGGAACTCCTCTCTGGGAGGAGACCCCCTCTCCCCTCTCCAGAGATGCAGAGGCTCTGCTGGGCAGCCTGGCTCAGAAAGGCCGCCTGTCAGGCAGTTGGGGCTAG
- the mmp10 gene encoding methyl coenzyme M reductase-arginine methyltransferase Mmp10 (Mmp10 (methanogenesis marker protein 10) is a cobalamin-requiring radical SAM methyltransferase that creates the methylarginine modification to methyl coenzyme M reductase.), translating to MEAVVDVGGRPGFDCGGFCSFCYFKGVNWIEPLGCKQCAPHKKGCDYCSRYILEIQPGFKSLDQLIFEASQQCTFSRPDAITIKGNGDASFHPDLLKLVQTLSNGEIPIQLDYTSGKGFSRGDEAGPLVDAGLKRISFSVFSTNPELRRRYVNDKHPEAVLANLSTFCERADLYAMIVLIPGINDGPELEKTCQDLSDMGAKGLMLMSFANSKEQGLIFGNDPVMPGIIPYSVEEISRIATKIYEQYDMRVIGTPLWDPLTGAPFALAHHKEELDRLPAIERSATIITSSVAYPLLSAIFEELGEAVNVVAVNKEIGGLITIEDFNRLDLEDIKETVLIPGMVLAHDREIRRALRRDGVRRLVFRGPDALTVESERSIYLTREEVIARELEAFSGLIFQINELGGDLEESSSGRQLQDRYGLKSGDGPHCQESSIESEENEEVEIAAQWLSDD from the coding sequence ATGGAAGCAGTCGTTGATGTAGGAGGTAGGCCGGGCTTTGACTGCGGGGGATTTTGTAGCTTCTGTTATTTCAAAGGGGTAAACTGGATAGAACCGCTGGGCTGCAAACAGTGCGCACCACATAAAAAAGGATGCGATTACTGTTCTAGATATATCTTAGAGATCCAGCCCGGCTTCAAGTCCCTGGACCAACTGATATTCGAAGCCTCCCAACAATGCACCTTTTCCCGGCCAGATGCTATAACCATAAAAGGAAACGGTGATGCCAGCTTTCATCCAGACCTGCTCAAACTGGTTCAAACCCTCAGCAATGGCGAGATCCCAATCCAGCTGGATTACACCAGTGGAAAGGGCTTCTCCCGGGGAGATGAGGCCGGCCCCTTGGTCGACGCCGGCCTCAAGAGGATCAGCTTCTCTGTCTTCTCCACCAATCCGGAGCTCCGCCGCAGATATGTGAATGATAAACATCCTGAGGCAGTGCTCGCAAATCTCAGCACTTTCTGCGAGAGGGCCGATCTTTATGCCATGATCGTCCTCATACCGGGGATAAACGATGGCCCTGAGCTGGAGAAGACCTGTCAGGATCTAAGCGATATGGGGGCAAAAGGCCTGATGCTCATGTCATTTGCCAATAGCAAAGAGCAGGGGCTCATCTTTGGAAACGATCCAGTGATGCCGGGCATAATTCCATATTCGGTAGAGGAGATCAGCAGAATTGCCACCAAGATCTATGAGCAGTATGATATGAGGGTCATAGGGACCCCCCTTTGGGATCCCCTGACGGGAGCGCCCTTCGCCCTGGCCCATCATAAAGAGGAGCTGGATCGATTGCCTGCCATAGAGAGGAGCGCTACCATCATCACCAGCTCTGTGGCCTATCCACTCCTATCAGCCATATTCGAGGAGCTGGGGGAGGCTGTGAATGTGGTTGCAGTGAATAAGGAGATCGGCGGCCTCATCACCATTGAGGACTTCAACCGCCTGGACCTGGAGGACATAAAGGAGACGGTGCTCATCCCGGGAATGGTCTTAGCCCATGACAGAGAGATTCGCCGAGCGCTTCGCCGGGATGGGGTTCGGAGGCTGGTCTTCAGAGGGCCAGATGCCCTCACCGTCGAATCGGAGAGAAGCATCTACTTGACCCGGGAGGAGGTCATAGCCAGAGAGCTGGAGGCATTCAGCGGCCTGATATTCCAGATCAATGAGCTGGGAGGGGATCTGGAGGAATCCTCGTCCGGCAGGCAGCTTCAAGATCGATATGGATTGAAGAGCGGCGATGGACCTCATTGCCAGGAGAGTTCTATTGAATCTGAAGAGAATGAGGAGGTTGAGATCGCTGCCCAATGGCTCTCTGACGATTAA
- a CDS encoding metal-dependent hydrolase — translation MLLFAHVGLALATARLSSRLDLMFLALGSMLPDILDKPLGLLVFGSANMGRTFAHTLLFLIILAAISFHLQDIKMASLTWGVLVHLILDSMWSSPIILLWPLLGGFPRAPYMDTLSYLQMLLTGLEDPGILIPELLGLGYLLILIYQKRSLILAKAQICE, via the coding sequence ATGCTCCTCTTCGCCCATGTGGGCCTTGCCCTGGCCACTGCCCGCCTCAGCAGCCGACTGGATCTGATGTTTCTAGCCCTGGGATCCATGCTCCCCGATATCCTGGATAAGCCCTTAGGCCTGCTGGTATTCGGGAGCGCGAATATGGGAAGAACATTCGCCCATACCCTTCTTTTCCTGATCATTCTGGCAGCTATCTCTTTTCATCTGCAGGATATCAAAATGGCCTCCCTCACCTGGGGGGTTTTGGTGCATCTCATCTTGGACTCCATGTGGAGCTCTCCCATCATCCTCCTCTGGCCGCTTCTGGGTGGATTTCCGCGCGCCCCCTATATGGATACATTGAGCTACTTACAGATGCTTCTCACGGGCCTGGAGGATCCCGGAATCCTTATCCCTGAGCTGCTGGGCCTAGGCTACCTGCTCATCCTTATCTATCAAAAAAGGAGCTTGATTCTGGCAAAAGCACAGATCTGCGAATAA
- a CDS encoding winged helix-turn-helix domain-containing protein: protein MRERRSKDQIVVEILHLCEDGENITRIVYRTNTSFAIVKAYLHILMKNNLLEFIEASPRLYKTTRKGLEMRDRLEGLHKLMEGLKV, encoded by the coding sequence ATGAGGGAGCGAAGGAGCAAAGATCAGATCGTAGTAGAGATCTTGCATCTGTGCGAAGACGGGGAGAATATAACCAGAATAGTCTATCGAACCAATACCAGCTTTGCCATCGTTAAGGCATATCTTCACATCCTCATGAAAAACAATCTCCTGGAATTTATTGAGGCCTCCCCCCGGCTCTACAAGACAACGAGAAAGGGCCTGGAGATGCGGGACCGGCTGGAGGGCCTCCATAAGCTGATGGAGGGCCTCAAGGTTTAG
- a CDS encoding CPBP family intramembrane glutamic endopeptidase: MKLENAERYYLDLIFPVFLIMSAELLIFFGHSEAAMYIHALNLIFLSLSSIFIRNRTYPALMLLPLFRLLNVAMPVFFHLTLYSYVLVYAPMFIPIYLILKEKFITREEAGLTFERFWYYLPLSVSLGLVLGWGEYLVLKPQMLTVENDLQDILILVLTMIIFVGVVEEFVFRSALQTVLQERIGLVSGLLLTSLIFGFMHSGYRLPLELFYVTIAGLAFGILFWFSKSLPIIALAHGITNISLFLIAPLKQEMLPYLIIGPLFLFLFYAYALKRLGHV; encoded by the coding sequence ATGAAGCTTGAGAACGCAGAGAGATATTATCTGGACCTGATATTTCCCGTATTTTTAATAATGTCAGCCGAACTTCTGATCTTCTTCGGCCACTCTGAGGCAGCAATGTACATTCATGCATTGAACCTGATCTTCCTCAGCCTATCATCGATATTCATTAGAAACCGCACCTACCCCGCCCTCATGCTCTTGCCTTTATTCCGGCTATTGAATGTCGCGATGCCCGTCTTCTTCCATCTGACCCTCTACTCCTATGTTCTGGTCTATGCGCCCATGTTCATTCCCATCTATCTGATACTGAAGGAGAAATTCATAACCAGAGAGGAGGCGGGTTTGACCTTTGAGAGGTTCTGGTATTATCTGCCCCTATCCGTATCCCTGGGGTTGGTCCTGGGGTGGGGGGAGTATCTGGTTCTCAAGCCCCAGATGCTGACAGTGGAGAATGATCTCCAGGACATTCTCATCTTAGTCCTGACCATGATCATATTCGTGGGGGTGGTGGAGGAGTTCGTCTTCCGATCGGCCTTGCAGACGGTGCTCCAGGAGAGGATCGGCCTTGTGTCAGGGCTGCTGCTGACCAGTCTGATATTCGGTTTCATGCATAGTGGCTACCGCCTGCCTCTGGAGCTATTCTATGTGACTATAGCCGGCCTGGCCTTTGGGATTCTATTCTGGTTCTCAAAGAGTCTTCCCATAATCGCCCTGGCCCACGGGATCACCAATATATCTCTCTTCCTCATCGCTCCCCTCAAGCAGGAGATGCTGCCCTATTTGATCATCGGACCTCTATTCCTGTTTCTTTTTTATGCTTATGCCCTGAAGAGGCTAGGGCACGTTTGA
- a CDS encoding glycoside hydrolase family 57 protein, which translates to MTLVSLSFEVHQPIRLRKNFFWDGYLNRQVVPDLSAYYFDEPENRRIFDRVSDKCYLPANQAILEGIKKLKETDRPFKVAYSFSGVFLEECQRYRPDVLDSFSGLVETGMVEVMEQTYYHSLASLYDDPGEFIEQIKMHRELIWDIFALRPTTFENTELIYSDQIAEIADRMGYKAIFTEGVVADPNYVYRPPNTSISLLLRNYQLTDDIGFRFSSHNWEEYPLTADKYAYWLSAVRGRCINIFCDYETFGEHQWTDTGIFEFLRALPEQILRHESLQFAKPSEIARLIPPEREISVERHVSWADLERDTSCWLGNALQHACFIYQKRLEAPAKESRDPDLLAIWRMLGLSDHLYYIFTHGGGPGEVHSYFSPYSSPYDAAVTYFAVLCDLHGRLSRKTHLADSPFRFATGIDQFTGEFAWTLMGLEAILGQIPLPSLEYHNVKGDYVLWAETSLGDRALAERLAGMQKLKGRRLREGLIQAVAASLAGEGDGR; encoded by the coding sequence ATGACTCTTGTCTCCCTCTCTTTTGAGGTCCATCAGCCAATCCGCTTGAGGAAGAACTTCTTCTGGGACGGCTACCTGAACCGGCAGGTGGTACCTGATTTATCGGCATACTACTTCGATGAGCCAGAGAACCGGAGGATCTTCGACCGGGTATCTGACAAATGCTACCTGCCCGCCAACCAGGCCATCCTGGAGGGGATAAAAAAGCTCAAGGAGACGGACAGGCCCTTCAAGGTGGCCTACAGCTTCTCAGGGGTATTCCTGGAGGAATGTCAAAGGTACCGTCCGGATGTCCTCGACTCCTTCTCCGGCCTGGTGGAGACGGGAATGGTAGAGGTGATGGAGCAGACCTACTATCACAGCCTGGCCAGCCTTTATGATGATCCCGGAGAGTTCATCGAGCAGATCAAGATGCATCGGGAGCTGATCTGGGATATTTTCGCCCTGCGGCCCACGACCTTTGAGAACACTGAGCTGATCTACAGCGATCAGATCGCTGAAATAGCAGACCGGATGGGCTATAAAGCCATATTCACAGAGGGGGTGGTTGCAGATCCCAATTATGTCTACCGCCCGCCAAACACCAGCATCAGCCTCCTTTTGCGAAACTACCAGCTCACCGATGATATCGGCTTTCGCTTCTCCTCTCACAACTGGGAGGAGTACCCCCTCACTGCAGACAAGTACGCCTACTGGCTGTCAGCAGTCAGGGGCAGATGCATAAACATCTTCTGCGACTACGAGACCTTCGGCGAGCACCAGTGGACAGATACCGGGATCTTCGAATTCCTTCGCGCCCTGCCCGAGCAGATTCTCCGCCACGAGAGCCTTCAGTTCGCCAAGCCCAGCGAGATAGCCAGACTCATTCCACCGGAGAGGGAGATCTCAGTAGAGAGGCATGTCTCCTGGGCGGATCTGGAGAGGGACACCAGTTGCTGGCTGGGGAATGCCCTTCAGCATGCCTGTTTCATCTATCAAAAGAGGTTGGAGGCCCCGGCTAAAGAGAGCAGAGATCCCGATCTTTTGGCCATCTGGAGGATGCTCGGGCTCTCCGATCACCTCTACTATATCTTCACCCATGGAGGGGGGCCGGGCGAGGTGCACAGCTACTTCAGCCCCTATAGCTCTCCCTATGATGCTGCAGTCACCTACTTTGCCGTCTTATGCGACCTGCATGGCCGCCTGAGCAGGAAGACCCATCTGGCCGACTCTCCCTTCCGTTTTGCCACCGGGATAGACCAGTTCACCGGCGAGTTCGCCTGGACGCTGATGGGCCTGGAGGCCATCTTGGGCCAGATCCCCCTCCCCTCCCTGGAATACCATAACGTCAAGGGCGATTATGTCCTCTGGGCGGAGACCAGCCTGGGCGACAGAGCTCTGGCGGAGAGGCTGGCCGGGATGCAGAAGCTCAAAGGGAGAAGGCTGAGAGAAGGCCTTATCCAGGCGGTGGCAGCTTCGCTGGCCGGGGAGGGTGATGGAAGATGA
- a CDS encoding amylo-alpha-1,6-glucosidase gives MTAGSDRPFRPADYSQGTSREWLVANGLGSYASSTANCSNSRAYHGLLVAATDPPAGRRLLLSSLDEELGEYRLSNHQYPGAIYPQGFTHLREFATDPFPRFCYQMGQTTLEKTVSMARNENSTIVSYRVRKYSGRLCIVPLIHDRSFHASSELPPMHQEAWENGTAIVSQTRFFIFSDLARYIPQESVYYNFEYEEERRRGLGWKENLLSPGRFEIDVAGEAEFAIIASTWRREMPDWRGDLDRERERLRSLKAPVPSLARAADSFLVKRGNALSLIAGYHWFDDWGRDAMIALPGLLLTTGRFEEAKQVLRSFAREMKDGVLPNDLGARSYNTVDASLWFIQAVGRYYDATEDLEFLAELWPGLLEVVERYSQPGEDFGADEDGLIISGPALTWMDARVETRPVTPRRGKCCEINALWYSALRRMECFAQALRVPLDPGIAQLAKRVQSSYPRFWNSENGCLFDVIDHEDASIRPNQIIAAAIPDLLPDVMRRSILEVVERELLTPFGLRTLSPRDPRYAGRYSGGPSERDSSYHQGTVWPWLIGPYIDLLLAVNGRTAEALKGGLEALRPLLDLADEMGTIPEIFDGELPQNSGGCFSQAWSVGELLRAYEELQG, from the coding sequence ATGACTGCAGGATCAGATCGACCCTTCCGGCCAGCGGACTACTCTCAGGGCACCTCGCGGGAGTGGCTGGTGGCCAATGGTCTGGGCAGCTATGCCTCCTCGACAGCCAACTGCAGCAACAGCAGAGCCTATCACGGTCTTTTGGTGGCGGCCACCGATCCGCCTGCCGGGCGCAGGCTGCTGCTCTCCAGCCTGGACGAGGAGCTGGGCGAGTACCGTCTGAGCAATCATCAGTATCCGGGGGCGATCTATCCTCAGGGCTTCACTCACCTGCGGGAGTTTGCCACTGATCCCTTCCCCAGGTTCTGCTATCAGATGGGCCAGACGACTCTGGAGAAGACTGTCTCCATGGCCAGAAATGAGAACAGCACAATCGTCAGCTACAGGGTCAGGAAGTACTCAGGGCGGCTGTGCATCGTTCCTCTGATCCACGATCGCAGCTTCCATGCCTCAAGCGAGCTTCCCCCTATGCATCAGGAGGCCTGGGAGAATGGAACGGCAATCGTCTCCCAGACCCGCTTTTTCATCTTCTCTGACCTGGCCCGCTATATCCCCCAGGAGAGCGTCTACTACAATTTCGAGTACGAAGAGGAGCGTCGCCGGGGCCTGGGCTGGAAGGAGAACCTCCTCTCCCCCGGTCGTTTCGAGATAGATGTGGCTGGAGAGGCCGAGTTCGCCATCATCGCCTCCACCTGGAGGAGAGAGATGCCCGATTGGAGGGGGGATCTGGATAGGGAGAGGGAGCGCTTGAGGTCATTGAAGGCGCCCGTGCCCTCTCTCGCCCGGGCGGCAGACAGCTTCCTGGTGAAGAGGGGCAATGCTCTGAGCCTCATCGCCGGCTACCACTGGTTTGATGACTGGGGAAGGGATGCCATGATCGCCCTCCCCGGCCTTCTCCTCACCACCGGCCGATTCGAGGAGGCAAAGCAGGTCCTCAGATCCTTTGCCAGGGAGATGAAGGACGGGGTATTGCCCAACGACCTTGGGGCCCGGTCCTATAACACCGTCGACGCCTCTTTGTGGTTTATCCAGGCAGTGGGCAGATACTATGATGCAACAGAAGATCTGGAGTTTCTGGCCGAGCTGTGGCCGGGGCTCTTAGAGGTGGTTGAGAGGTACTCCCAGCCGGGCGAGGACTTCGGAGCAGACGAGGACGGCCTGATCATCTCCGGTCCGGCCCTCACCTGGATGGATGCCAGGGTGGAAACGAGGCCTGTCACCCCCAGGAGGGGGAAGTGCTGCGAGATAAATGCCCTCTGGTACTCCGCCCTGAGGAGGATGGAGTGCTTTGCCCAGGCTCTGAGGGTGCCCCTGGATCCGGGGATTGCTCAGCTTGCAAAGAGAGTTCAGAGCAGCTACCCCCGGTTCTGGAACAGCGAGAACGGCTGTCTTTTCGATGTTATAGATCATGAGGACGCCTCCATCCGCCCCAATCAGATCATTGCAGCAGCAATTCCCGATCTTCTGCCTGATGTGATGAGAAGGAGCATTCTGGAGGTGGTGGAGCGAGAGCTGCTCACCCCCTTCGGCCTGAGGACCCTCTCCCCCCGCGATCCCCGGTATGCTGGCCGGTATTCTGGAGGCCCTTCAGAGAGGGACAGCAGTTATCATCAGGGCACAGTCTGGCCCTGGCTCATCGGCCCCTATATCGATCTCCTCCTGGCGGTGAACGGCAGGACGGCCGAGGCTCTGAAGGGCGGATTGGAGGCCTTAAGGCCGCTGCTGGATCTGGCTGATGAAATGGGCACCATCCCCGAGATCTTCGATGGCGAGCTGCCCCAAAATTCAGGGGGATGCTTCTCCCAGGCCTGGTCGGTGGGGGAGCTGCTCAGGGCTTATGAGGAGCTGCAGGGTTGA
- a CDS encoding HEPN domain-containing protein, which yields MTDKGELMLRWLEWAGNDYIAARLLFLNNLLVQGSGLSNTTIEKYLKTLYFFYDLQFPRGYEGHDVCILYEKLKKDKGLQLGINEEYLALLFKSYSLRYPDELKTGFNIVLCKTKLLAELDRTVYEIEKLFSFEVAGKKVETTIESLLKTGNPILLTKNCYFGDYDRGTLFKEKSPCAEIRVFGKGTLVQSFIFHDGNIDNEKFDVEALKPNGKGSYLFGERSPIIKT from the coding sequence ATGACTGATAAAGGAGAATTGATGCTCAGGTGGCTTGAATGGGCTGGTAATGATTATATTGCAGCTAGACTACTTTTTTTAAACAATTTGCTTGTTCAGGGAAGTGGCTTATCAAACACAACTATTGAAAAGTATCTTAAAACCCTTTATTTTTTTTACGATTTACAATTTCCAAGAGGTTATGAAGGCCATGATGTATGCATTCTTTATGAAAAGCTAAAAAAAGATAAAGGATTGCAGTTGGGAATTAATGAGGAGTATCTTGCATTACTGTTTAAGTCATACTCTTTGAGATATCCAGATGAATTGAAAACGGGATTTAATATCGTACTCTGCAAAACGAAATTGCTAGCCGAATTAGATCGCACTGTATATGAGATTGAGAAGCTGTTTAGTTTTGAAGTGGCAGGCAAAAAAGTAGAGACAACGATTGAATCTCTTCTGAAGACCGGAAACCCAATTTTATTGACCAAAAATTGCTACTTTGGAGATTATGATAGGGGGACCTTATTTAAAGAAAAAAGTCCCTGCGCCGAAATTCGAGTCTTTGGTAAAGGCACCCTTGTTCAATCGTTTATATTTCACGACGGTAATATTGATAACGAAAAATTTGATGTAGAAGCGCTCAAACCGAACGGCAAAGGTAGTTATCTATTCGGCGAGCGATCACCAATCATTAAAACGTAA